A single Prevotella sp. E15-22 DNA region contains:
- a CDS encoding endo-1,4-beta-xylanase, protein MNKKIKIMTLCLAMMPLASMAQQGLKDAIGKYCLIGAAINQWQSDGQVPEADALTDKHFNCAVAENCMKPESLAPAEGIFDFRVADKFVSYCEQHKLKVIGHCLVWHSQAPDWWFTNGYTASPASKEVLKSRLIKHIKTVVGHYKGQVYGWDVINEAINDDGSFRNSPYYRLLGEEFFEICFRAAHEADPDAELYYNDYSMSNPAKRDAVCRLVKSLKAKGLRIDGVGMQSHNGLDYPNLDDYEKSIDAFAACGVKVMITELDINVLPNPQGFGGADIAQNFELQQKYNPYVDGLPAAKQKEVDKRWMDLFKIYYKHRHQISRINLWGVSDGGSWLNGWPIKGRTNYPLLIDRQYKIKPIVNEIVKLYK, encoded by the coding sequence ATGAATAAGAAGATTAAGATAATGACGCTCTGTCTGGCCATGATGCCCCTGGCATCTATGGCTCAGCAGGGTTTGAAAGACGCGATTGGAAAATATTGTTTGATTGGTGCCGCTATTAACCAGTGGCAGAGTGATGGACAGGTGCCTGAGGCTGATGCCTTGACAGACAAGCACTTCAACTGTGCTGTGGCCGAGAACTGCATGAAGCCGGAGTCTCTGGCTCCTGCTGAGGGTATCTTCGACTTCCGTGTGGCCGACAAGTTTGTGAGCTACTGCGAACAGCATAAGCTGAAGGTGATTGGCCACTGCCTGGTGTGGCACTCGCAGGCTCCCGACTGGTGGTTTACGAACGGCTATACGGCCAGTCCTGCCTCGAAAGAGGTACTGAAGAGCCGACTGATTAAGCACATCAAGACGGTGGTGGGCCACTATAAGGGTCAGGTGTATGGCTGGGACGTGATTAACGAGGCCATCAACGACGACGGCTCGTTCCGCAACTCACCCTACTATCGCCTGCTGGGCGAGGAGTTCTTTGAGATTTGCTTCCGTGCCGCTCACGAGGCCGACCCTGACGCAGAACTCTATTACAACGACTATTCGATGTCGAACCCTGCCAAGCGCGATGCTGTGTGCCGACTGGTGAAGAGCTTGAAGGCCAAGGGTCTGCGCATCGACGGCGTAGGCATGCAGAGTCATAACGGACTGGACTACCCCAACCTGGATGACTATGAGAAGAGTATCGACGCCTTTGCCGCTTGTGGCGTGAAGGTGATGATCACTGAGCTCGACATCAACGTGCTGCCCAACCCACAGGGCTTTGGCGGTGCCGACATTGCCCAGAACTTTGAGTTGCAACAGAAATATAATCCTTATGTTGACGGACTGCCCGCTGCCAAGCAGAAGGAGGTGGATAAACGCTGGATGGATCTCTTTAAGATTTACTACAAGCACCGTCATCAGATCTCTCGCATTAACCTATGGGGCGTGAGCGACGGTGGTTCATGGCTGAACGGATGGCCCATCAAGGGACGTACCAACTATCCGTTGCTCATCGATCGTCAGTATAAGATTAAACCTATTGTTAACGAAATCGTCAAACTATATAAATAA
- a CDS encoding MFS transporter: protein MSTVTINQESKGFYKLSWLQRIGFGSGDLAQNLIFQTVACYLMIYLTTVLKLNPAFVSGLILAVRLIDCFWSPIVGRYIDNRNPKLGKYRAYLLYGGIPLTVAACLLMLPQAAEWGTTAKIIYATVSYTVLSMIYSVVNIPYGSIMASMTRDNDEVLILTSTRMVCANIGQIVVQAGFPIGLAMCVHTAIDWNQATFMAIGTIPAFVILPLLPTLKRWLGKKGLYYTLLTIGLIGFVILFTIGKFFDVEELNTLVQIAKVMTGVGLLVGSLMWALVPEVITEAEYRTGNRPAATVNALAGVAFKAGFSIAGWITPLVMGWIGFNFASEESALPIEPSAWFIVTCVFALVGFILLMLCFMGSKENITTTPKKPVSFGEMWEEFKVNKCLQLVLSIFVVVFLASFISAPVNAYYTKLANYSAIAQNAILVFTCIIPAALLVVVGCLIYKYPLTDERLDEINKEIEARSNK, encoded by the coding sequence ATGTCAACAGTTACTATTAATCAAGAGTCAAAAGGATTCTACAAACTTTCGTGGCTCCAGCGCATCGGTTTCGGATCGGGCGACCTGGCACAAAACCTCATTTTCCAGACGGTAGCATGCTACCTGATGATTTACCTGACCACCGTTTTGAAACTTAACCCAGCTTTCGTCAGCGGACTGATTCTCGCCGTCCGACTGATTGACTGTTTCTGGAGTCCTATAGTAGGTCGCTACATTGATAACCGCAATCCCAAACTTGGTAAGTATCGTGCTTACCTCCTCTATGGTGGTATCCCCTTGACCGTTGCTGCCTGTCTGCTGATGCTGCCTCAGGCCGCTGAATGGGGCACCACTGCAAAGATTATCTATGCCACGGTGAGCTACACCGTGCTGAGCATGATCTACTCAGTGGTAAATATCCCCTACGGCTCGATCATGGCCAGTATGACACGTGACAACGACGAGGTGCTGATTCTGACCTCTACACGAATGGTATGTGCCAACATCGGTCAGATTGTGGTGCAGGCTGGTTTCCCCATCGGACTCGCCATGTGTGTTCACACGGCTATCGACTGGAACCAGGCCACCTTCATGGCTATTGGTACGATTCCTGCCTTCGTGATTCTGCCCTTGCTGCCCACACTGAAGAGATGGTTGGGTAAGAAAGGACTATACTACACACTGCTGACCATCGGTCTGATTGGCTTTGTCATCTTGTTCACCATCGGTAAGTTCTTCGACGTGGAGGAACTGAACACATTGGTTCAGATTGCCAAGGTGATGACAGGTGTTGGTCTGCTGGTTGGCTCGCTGATGTGGGCACTGGTACCTGAGGTAATCACTGAGGCTGAGTATCGTACTGGCAACCGTCCTGCTGCCACGGTTAACGCCCTTGCTGGCGTGGCCTTCAAGGCTGGTTTCTCTATCGCCGGTTGGATCACGCCACTGGTGATGGGATGGATTGGCTTCAACTTTGCCAGCGAGGAGTCGGCCCTGCCCATTGAACCAAGTGCTTGGTTCATCGTTACTTGCGTATTTGCCCTCGTAGGCTTCATCCTCTTGATGCTCTGCTTCATGGGCAGCAAGGAGAATATCACCACAACGCCTAAGAAGCCTGTATCGTTTGGCGAGATGTGGGAGGAGTTCAAGGTCAACAAGTGTCTGCAGTTGGTGCTGAGCATCTTTGTGGTGGTGTTCCTGGCATCGTTTATCAGTGCCCCTGTGAACGCCTACTACACAAAGCTGGCTAACTATTCTGCTATTGCACAGAACGCCATCCTGGTGTTCACTTGTATCATCCCTGCCGCTCTGCTCGTTGTCGTAGGATGCCTGATCTACAAGTACCCCCTGACCGACGAGAGACTGGACGAGATCAACAAGGAGATTGAAGCACGTAGCAACAAATAA
- a CDS encoding sialate O-acetylesterase, whose protein sequence is MKKTVTMLWLLLLSAVMCSAQVRLPQIFQSGMVLQRGTNIPVWGQADPQQTITVRLHKKKCTTVADANGRWRVDLPAMKAGGPYVLEVRGEKSEVITLTDVWVGDVWLCSGQSNMETTLERVSPQYPDELNDSNNMVRLFHVQYQTDTHQPSSNLRPTSWKPLNRANAWRFSSIGYFLGKQLQREKGVAQGIIESAWGGTPIEAWIAADSLAKHFPVLHRQTLLYQNDAFVQAQQRAGMLANQRWQQILDEGDPGMQAVEGSNGGLWTQPTFDDSQWTMVNQYDLLPTQREWIGSLWLRQHITISKAHAGKAAQLLLGTLYDSDVTFINGVQVGSTGYQYPPRRYQVPAGLLREGDNVITVRFVNKSGKPYFVHEKPYRLVFAQDDVQPLAEQWKLHKGLEMPYSIGRGVDLQYQPSTLFNGMISPIAPFAVAGVLWYQGESNADTPQTSDYASLLRLMMANWRQAFQRPQMPFVIIQLANYMEPSAQPQNTGWSMVREAQRLVAKEDKYAELAVTIDRGETVDIHPLRKKDVAQRVALAFERLLWNPRTVLSPEVKETSFVEGQVVCALSQSLLHDGALYEFEVAGADGRYVNAEAEGRGDRILIKSPIAHPVSIRYAWKNNPIRANVYGKNGLPMSPFQMTVIQK, encoded by the coding sequence ATGAAAAAGACCGTCACTATGCTATGGCTACTCCTCTTGAGTGCCGTTATGTGCAGCGCCCAGGTGCGTCTGCCCCAGATATTCCAGTCGGGCATGGTGCTCCAGCGTGGCACCAACATCCCTGTTTGGGGACAAGCCGACCCTCAGCAAACTATCACCGTTCGTCTTCATAAAAAGAAATGTACCACCGTGGCCGATGCCAACGGTCGCTGGCGTGTCGACCTGCCTGCCATGAAGGCTGGTGGACCGTATGTGTTGGAGGTGAGAGGTGAGAAGTCAGAGGTGATCACCTTGACCGATGTCTGGGTGGGCGATGTGTGGCTCTGCTCAGGTCAGTCAAACATGGAGACCACCCTCGAGCGCGTGTCGCCACAGTATCCTGACGAGTTGAACGACAGTAACAACATGGTGCGCCTGTTTCATGTGCAATATCAGACAGACACCCATCAGCCCTCTTCCAACCTGCGTCCCACGTCGTGGAAACCACTGAATCGAGCCAATGCCTGGCGCTTCTCGTCCATTGGCTATTTCCTTGGCAAGCAGTTGCAGCGCGAGAAAGGTGTGGCTCAGGGCATCATCGAGAGCGCCTGGGGTGGCACCCCCATCGAGGCGTGGATAGCAGCCGACTCCCTGGCCAAGCATTTCCCTGTGCTCCATCGCCAGACGTTGCTCTATCAGAACGATGCCTTTGTGCAGGCCCAGCAGCGTGCAGGCATGCTGGCCAACCAGCGCTGGCAGCAGATACTTGATGAGGGCGATCCTGGCATGCAGGCCGTCGAAGGCTCGAATGGCGGCTTGTGGACCCAGCCGACGTTCGACGATTCGCAGTGGACCATGGTCAACCAGTACGACCTCCTGCCCACTCAACGCGAGTGGATTGGCAGTCTGTGGCTGCGCCAGCACATCACCATCAGTAAGGCGCATGCAGGCAAGGCCGCCCAACTCCTTTTGGGCACCCTCTACGACAGTGATGTTACCTTTATCAATGGTGTACAGGTGGGCAGCACTGGCTATCAGTATCCGCCTCGTCGCTATCAGGTGCCGGCAGGGTTGCTTCGCGAGGGCGATAACGTCATCACCGTTCGCTTCGTCAACAAGAGTGGAAAGCCCTATTTCGTTCACGAAAAACCCTATCGACTGGTCTTTGCCCAGGACGATGTTCAGCCCCTTGCTGAGCAGTGGAAACTGCACAAAGGACTCGAGATGCCCTATAGCATTGGCCGTGGTGTCGATCTGCAATACCAGCCCTCCACACTCTTCAATGGCATGATCAGTCCTATAGCGCCCTTCGCCGTGGCTGGCGTGCTGTGGTATCAGGGCGAGTCGAACGCCGACACGCCTCAGACCAGCGACTATGCCTCGCTGTTGCGCCTCATGATGGCCAATTGGCGCCAGGCCTTCCAGCGCCCACAGATGCCTTTCGTCATTATCCAATTGGCCAACTATATGGAACCTTCTGCCCAGCCGCAGAACACAGGCTGGTCTATGGTGCGCGAGGCTCAGCGACTGGTGGCCAAGGAAGATAAGTATGCCGAGTTGGCTGTCACCATCGACCGTGGCGAGACGGTGGATATCCATCCCTTGCGCAAGAAGGATGTGGCCCAGCGTGTGGCGCTTGCTTTCGAGCGTCTGCTGTGGAACCCTCGCACTGTGTTGTCGCCAGAGGTCAAAGAGACTTCCTTCGTGGAAGGACAGGTGGTCTGCGCCCTCTCGCAGTCGTTGCTCCATGATGGCGCGCTCTACGAGTTCGAGGTGGCTGGTGCCGATGGCCGTTATGTCAATGCCGAGGCCGAGGGTAGGGGCGACCGCATTCTTATCAAGTCGCCCATTGCTCATCCCGTCTCCATCCGCTATGCATGGAAGAACAACCCCATCCGTGCCAATGTCTATGGCAAGAACGGCCTGCCCATGAGTCCGTTCCAGATGACTGTTATTCAGAAATAA
- a CDS encoding SDR family oxidoreductase: protein MNKIVLITGATSGIGQACARKFAENGDKLILTGRNEHRLAELRKELSEKGTQVLTLAFDVRDREKAEKFFRELPIEWQEVDVLVNNAGLALGLEPEYKGDHDDWETMIDTNIKGLLTMTRLVVPGMVTRNRGHIINMGSVAGDAAYAGGNVYCATKAAVKALTDGLRIDVADTAIRVTNLKPGLVETNFSNIRFHGDSDRAANVYKGIKPLTGDDIADVAVYAANAPEHVQIAEVLILATHQASGSVIVRK, encoded by the coding sequence ATGAACAAAATCGTATTGATTACTGGTGCCACAAGTGGCATCGGTCAGGCATGTGCAAGGAAATTTGCAGAGAATGGTGATAAACTGATTCTGACTGGCAGAAACGAACATCGACTGGCAGAGCTTCGCAAGGAACTCTCTGAAAAGGGTACGCAGGTGCTCACCCTGGCTTTCGATGTGCGCGACCGTGAGAAGGCAGAGAAATTCTTTCGTGAACTGCCCATCGAGTGGCAGGAGGTCGATGTGCTGGTGAATAATGCTGGCTTGGCACTTGGCTTGGAGCCAGAGTATAAGGGCGACCACGACGATTGGGAGACGATGATCGACACCAACATCAAGGGACTGCTCACCATGACGCGCCTTGTGGTGCCTGGCATGGTCACTCGCAATCGTGGCCACATCATCAACATGGGCTCTGTGGCTGGCGATGCCGCCTATGCTGGAGGCAACGTCTATTGTGCCACCAAGGCTGCCGTCAAGGCCCTGACCGATGGACTGCGTATCGATGTGGCCGACACGGCCATTCGTGTCACCAACCTGAAGCCAGGCCTGGTTGAGACCAACTTCAGTAACATCCGTTTTCATGGCGACAGCGACCGTGCTGCCAATGTCTATAAAGGCATCAAGCCCCTCACTGGCGACGACATCGCCGATGTGGCTGTCTATGCTGCCAATGCGCCTGAGCATGTGCAGATTGCCGAGGTCCTCATCCTGGCCACTCATCAGGCCAGCGGCAGCGTGATTGTCAGAAAGTGA
- a CDS encoding leucine-rich repeat domain-containing protein, with amino-acid sequence MENGFVYALQKNPGTVTLTGYEHSLLSDGGHALRIPSEVSHENKRYRVLRIEDRALANLSDVESIVVEDGVETIGNDAFEHCINLKSINLPASLMGIGEGVFGSCYSLRTIVVDPLNENFDSREGSNAILAGDELLAACPNTKIPSSVKSIGANAFFHCNTLEELVIPEGVEKIGYGAFFGCSSLKRVSLPESLRKIYPEVFCGCNSLDSIYIPKNVKEILGNNIFLVCNRLRSITVDKNNAVFDSRDNCNAIVRKKDSTLIASCVTTTIVEGIKRLGDGCFYGVNLHTIRIPKSVEHLSGKSFSGCYEIDSFFVDSANAFFMSPKGTNAILTKDGKTLVAGCRTTEMPKGVERIGESAFEGRYSKLMLNLPKGLKTIDAFAFNGCDAISEVIIPSSVESLSPYMFLNCRHLKVLQLLAPVEKIPLAAFSGCTSLSVVSLPEGIKEIDSKAFDGCPYKIR; translated from the coding sequence ATGGAAAATGGTTTTGTCTATGCCTTGCAGAAAAACCCTGGTACTGTGACGCTGACAGGATACGAACATTCATTGCTGTCTGATGGTGGGCACGCTCTTCGTATTCCTTCTGAAGTTTCTCATGAGAATAAGCGTTATAGAGTGCTTCGCATTGAGGACAGGGCATTAGCCAACCTTTCTGATGTGGAGTCAATTGTCGTAGAAGATGGTGTAGAGACAATAGGAAACGACGCTTTTGAGCATTGCATCAATCTAAAGTCAATCAACCTTCCTGCATCATTAATGGGAATAGGAGAAGGGGTGTTTGGTAGCTGCTATAGTCTGCGAACGATTGTTGTAGATCCTCTCAACGAGAATTTTGATTCGCGCGAAGGCTCTAATGCCATCTTGGCTGGCGACGAACTGCTTGCCGCATGTCCAAACACAAAGATACCTTCGTCTGTTAAAAGCATTGGTGCGAATGCCTTTTTTCATTGTAACACCTTGGAGGAACTCGTTATTCCTGAGGGCGTTGAAAAGATTGGTTATGGAGCGTTCTTTGGATGCAGTAGTCTGAAACGCGTTTCTTTGCCAGAATCGCTTCGAAAAATATATCCAGAAGTTTTTTGTGGATGTAATTCGTTGGACTCTATCTACATTCCTAAAAATGTGAAAGAGATACTTGGTAATAACATCTTTCTTGTTTGTAATCGTCTTCGCTCCATTACTGTCGATAAAAATAATGCCGTTTTTGATTCTCGAGACAACTGTAATGCCATCGTCAGAAAGAAGGATTCCACATTGATTGCAAGTTGCGTTACTACAACTATCGTAGAAGGAATTAAAAGATTAGGAGATGGTTGCTTCTATGGTGTCAACCTGCATACCATTAGAATTCCCAAGTCTGTAGAGCACCTTTCTGGTAAATCATTCTCTGGATGTTATGAGATTGATTCTTTCTTTGTGGACTCTGCCAATGCCTTCTTTATGTCTCCCAAGGGGACGAATGCTATCCTGACAAAGGATGGAAAGACACTTGTTGCAGGCTGTCGTACAACAGAGATGCCAAAAGGCGTAGAGAGAATTGGTGAGTCGGCTTTTGAAGGTCGATATTCGAAGCTCATGTTAAATTTGCCAAAGGGATTAAAGACAATAGATGCTTTTGCATTTAACGGTTGTGATGCCATAAGCGAGGTCATCATCCCTTCTTCTGTTGAATCACTTTCTCCCTATATGTTCCTTAATTGTCGTCATCTCAAAGTGCTACAACTGCTTGCTCCTGTTGAGAAAATCCCCCTTGCAGCTTTCAGTGGTTGCACAAGTTTGTCTGTCGTTAGCCTTCCTGAGGGCATTAAGGAGATAGATAGCAAAGCCTTTGATGGTTGTCCATATAAAATTAGATGA
- a CDS encoding DUF3244 domain-containing protein encodes MKKFFLIFNLIFMVSLSGIAQIQSDPQKQEVELSVKPIDPVIISKPIKRSPAMAPSVSLSDHTLYFNTSCDGYVLRLVNEDGDIEYDIIIPEDTETLSLPFYLEGEYELQIIRDNYCFYGYIEL; translated from the coding sequence ATGAAAAAATTTTTCTTAATCTTTAATTTGATTTTTATGGTATCACTCAGTGGTATTGCTCAAATTCAGTCTGACCCCCAAAAGCAGGAAGTTGAGCTAAGTGTAAAGCCAATAGACCCAGTCATAATCTCGAAGCCCATCAAGCGAAGCCCTGCTATGGCCCCTTCAGTGAGTTTGTCGGATCATACATTATATTTTAATACCTCTTGTGATGGTTACGTCCTGCGATTGGTCAATGAAGATGGTGATATAGAATACGATATCATTATTCCTGAAGATACAGAAACCCTAAGCCTGCCTTTCTATCTGGAAGGAGAATATGAACTCCAAATCATCCGTGACAACTATTGTTTCTATGGATATATAGAACTATAA